In the genome of Ananas comosus cultivar F153 linkage group 11, ASM154086v1, whole genome shotgun sequence, one region contains:
- the LOC109716996 gene encoding thiamine phosphate phosphatase-like protein, protein MADKIVVVLDFDKTIIDCDSDNWVVDGLGATELFERLLPTMPWNSLMDRMMRELHSQGKSIEDIAECLKKAPLDPHVIDGIRSAYAMGCDLRVVSDANLFFIETILKHHGILECFSEINTNPSYVDEDGRLRIFPYHDFNTSPHGCSLCPPNMCKGKIIERIRASVTAEGKKHFIYLGDGKGDYCPSLKLSESDYVMPRKHFPLWDLIRSNPQLLKAEIHEWSTGEEQARILKQLINKAIVADLMSVEFKFDSIPLSPKETRPVALRVPH, encoded by the exons ATGGCGGATAAGATCGTGGTGGTGTTAGACTTCGACAAGACGATCATCGACTGCGACAGCGACAACTGGGTCGTCGATGGCTTGGGCGCCACCGAGCTCTTCGAGCGCCTCCTCCCCACAATGCCGTGGAACTCTCTCATG GATAGGATGATGAGGGAGTTGCATTCACAGGGGAAGTCCATTGAGGACATTGCTGAGTGCTTAAAAAAGGCTCCTTTGGATCCCCACGTCATTGATGGCATTAGATCAGCTTATGCTATGGG GTGTGATCTGAGGGTGGTGAGTGATGCAAACCTCTTCTTCATTGAGACAATACTCAAACACCATGGGATCCTCGAGTGCTTCTCTGAGATCAACACTAACCCTAGCTATGTGGATGAGGATGGGAGGCTTAGGATTTTCCCCTACCATGATTTCAACACTTCTCCCCATGGATGTAGCCTCTGCCCTCCTAACATGTGCAAG GGTAAGATCATTGAACGTATCCGCGCATCGGTTACGGCCGAGGGGAAGAAGCACTTTATCTACCTAGGTGACGGAAAGGGAGACTACTGTCCTTCTCTTAAGCTAAGTGAATCAGACTACGTGATGCCGCGGAAGCACTTCCCTCTATGGGACCTCATCAGAAGCAATCCTCAGCTTCTCAAAGCAGAGATTCATGAGTGGAGTACCGGCGAGGAGCAAGCGAGGATTCTCAAGCAGCTGATCAATAAGGCAATTGTTGCAGATTTGATGTCGGTCGAGTTCAAGTTTGACTCGATCCCTTTGTCGCCAAAGGAAACCAGGCCCGTGGCTCTACGGGTTCCTCACTAA
- the LOC109717651 gene encoding pollen-specific protein SF21-like isoform X2: MLRASKDCFCAPKRRRCCSTTSAYTISVLRDTRCSHKFFLCNPPQVLLQLGAASIPPEVPVPSVNDLADQVADVLDYFGLGSVMCLGVMAGAYILTLFSIRHSSRVLGLILVSPICRAPSWTEWFYSKVVSNLLYFYGMCGLIEDSLLQRYFSKEVRGGTDVTESDIVRACRSLLVERQSTNIWRFLQSINGRYDISEGLRRLRCRTLIFVGDSSLYYSDALHMASKLDRRYSALVEVQACGSLVTEEQPHAMLIPMEYFFMGYGLYRPSQLSGSPRSPLSPPRISPELLSPESMGIKLKPIKTRASLQV; the protein is encoded by the exons ATGCTTCGTGCTTCCAAGGATTGTTTTTGTGCCCCGAAACGGCGTCGTTGCTGCTCCACAACTTCTGCATATACCATATCAGTCCTCCGGGACACGAG GTGTTCACATAAATTTTTCCTTTGTAATCCTCCTCAAGTGCTCTTGCAGTTAGGGGCAGCTTCGATTCCCCCGGAAGTTCCCGTCCCTTCCGTTAATGATTTAGCGGATCAAGTCGCAGATGTTCTCGACTATTTTGg GTTGGGGTCGGTAATGTGCCTGGGGGTTATGGCCGGTGCTTATATTCTCACACTTTTTTCt ATCAGACATAGCTCCCGTGTTCTAGGATTGATATTGGTTTCTCCTATTTGCAGAGCTCCATCTTGGACAGAATGGTTTTATAGCAAG GTAGTGTCCAATTTGCTCTATTTTTATGGGATGTGTGGTTTGATCGAGGACTCGTTGCTGCAGCGCTACTTTAGTAAG GAAGTTCGCGGCGGCACAGATGTTACTGAATCAGATATCGTACGAGCCTGTAGGAGT TTGCTCGTAGAGAGGCAAAGCACGAATATTTGGCGGTTTCTTCAATCGATTAATGG GAGATACGACATTTCGGAAGGATTAAGGAGATTAAGGTGCCGGACATTAATATTTGTGGGCGACAGCTCTCTGTACTATTCTGATGCCCTCCACATGGCTTCCAAGTTGGACAGAAGATACAGTGCCTTGGTTGAG GTCCAGGCATGCGGATCGCTTGTTACAGAGGAGCAACCGCATGCGATGCTGATACCCATGGAGTACTTTTTCATGGGATACGGACTGTACCGGCCAAGCCAACTCAGCGGCAGCCCCCGCAGCCCGCTCAGCCCCCCGCGCATCAGTCCTGAACTTCTATCACCTGAGAGCATGGGCATCAAGTTAAAACCCATAAAGACGAGGGCCTCGCTGCAagtttga
- the LOC109717651 gene encoding pollen-specific protein SF21-like isoform X3 translates to MGESSGSVSVDAFSFAGKEHIVKLSRGAVAVAVFGDPEKPALVTYPDVALNYASCFQGLFLCPETASLLLHNFCIYHISPPGHELGAASIPPEVPVPSVNDLADQVADVLDYFGAPSWTEWFYSKVVSNLLYFYGMCGLIEDSLLQRYFSKEVRGGTDVTESDIVRACRSLLVERQSTNIWRFLQSINGRYDISEGLRRLRCRTLIFVGDSSLYYSDALHMASKLDRRYSALVEVQACGSLVTEEQPHAMLIPMEYFFMGYGLYRPSQLSGSPRSPLSPPRISPELLSPESMGIKLKPIKTRASLQV, encoded by the exons ATGGGGGAATCGAGCGGGTCGGTTTCGGTCGACGCGTTCTCCTTCGCCGGAAAG GAACATATCGTTAAATTGAGCCgcggcgccgtcgccgtcgcggTTTTTGGTGACCCGGAGAAGCCCGCACTCGTAACCTACCCGGATGTAGCTCTAAATT ATGCTTCGTGCTTCCAAGGATTGTTTTTGTGCCCCGAAACGGCGTCGTTGCTGCTCCACAACTTCTGCATATACCATATCAGTCCTCCGGGACACGAG TTAGGGGCAGCTTCGATTCCCCCGGAAGTTCCCGTCCCTTCCGTTAATGATTTAGCGGATCAAGTCGCAGATGTTCTCGACTATTTTGg AGCTCCATCTTGGACAGAATGGTTTTATAGCAAG GTAGTGTCCAATTTGCTCTATTTTTATGGGATGTGTGGTTTGATCGAGGACTCGTTGCTGCAGCGCTACTTTAGTAAG GAAGTTCGCGGCGGCACAGATGTTACTGAATCAGATATCGTACGAGCCTGTAGGAGT TTGCTCGTAGAGAGGCAAAGCACGAATATTTGGCGGTTTCTTCAATCGATTAATGG GAGATACGACATTTCGGAAGGATTAAGGAGATTAAGGTGCCGGACATTAATATTTGTGGGCGACAGCTCTCTGTACTATTCTGATGCCCTCCACATGGCTTCCAAGTTGGACAGAAGATACAGTGCCTTGGTTGAG GTCCAGGCATGCGGATCGCTTGTTACAGAGGAGCAACCGCATGCGATGCTGATACCCATGGAGTACTTTTTCATGGGATACGGACTGTACCGGCCAAGCCAACTCAGCGGCAGCCCCCGCAGCCCGCTCAGCCCCCCGCGCATCAGTCCTGAACTTCTATCACCTGAGAGCATGGGCATCAAGTTAAAACCCATAAAGACGAGGGCCTCGCTGCAagtttga
- the LOC109717651 gene encoding pollen-specific protein SF21-like isoform X1, with the protein MGESSGSVSVDAFSFAGKEHIVKLSRGAVAVAVFGDPEKPALVTYPDVALNYASCFQGLFLCPETASLLLHNFCIYHISPPGHELGAASIPPEVPVPSVNDLADQVADVLDYFGLGSVMCLGVMAGAYILTLFSIRHSSRVLGLILVSPICRAPSWTEWFYSKVVSNLLYFYGMCGLIEDSLLQRYFSKEVRGGTDVTESDIVRACRSLLVERQSTNIWRFLQSINGRYDISEGLRRLRCRTLIFVGDSSLYYSDALHMASKLDRRYSALVEVQACGSLVTEEQPHAMLIPMEYFFMGYGLYRPSQLSGSPRSPLSPPRISPELLSPESMGIKLKPIKTRASLQV; encoded by the exons ATGGGGGAATCGAGCGGGTCGGTTTCGGTCGACGCGTTCTCCTTCGCCGGAAAG GAACATATCGTTAAATTGAGCCgcggcgccgtcgccgtcgcggTTTTTGGTGACCCGGAGAAGCCCGCACTCGTAACCTACCCGGATGTAGCTCTAAATT ATGCTTCGTGCTTCCAAGGATTGTTTTTGTGCCCCGAAACGGCGTCGTTGCTGCTCCACAACTTCTGCATATACCATATCAGTCCTCCGGGACACGAG TTAGGGGCAGCTTCGATTCCCCCGGAAGTTCCCGTCCCTTCCGTTAATGATTTAGCGGATCAAGTCGCAGATGTTCTCGACTATTTTGg GTTGGGGTCGGTAATGTGCCTGGGGGTTATGGCCGGTGCTTATATTCTCACACTTTTTTCt ATCAGACATAGCTCCCGTGTTCTAGGATTGATATTGGTTTCTCCTATTTGCAGAGCTCCATCTTGGACAGAATGGTTTTATAGCAAG GTAGTGTCCAATTTGCTCTATTTTTATGGGATGTGTGGTTTGATCGAGGACTCGTTGCTGCAGCGCTACTTTAGTAAG GAAGTTCGCGGCGGCACAGATGTTACTGAATCAGATATCGTACGAGCCTGTAGGAGT TTGCTCGTAGAGAGGCAAAGCACGAATATTTGGCGGTTTCTTCAATCGATTAATGG GAGATACGACATTTCGGAAGGATTAAGGAGATTAAGGTGCCGGACATTAATATTTGTGGGCGACAGCTCTCTGTACTATTCTGATGCCCTCCACATGGCTTCCAAGTTGGACAGAAGATACAGTGCCTTGGTTGAG GTCCAGGCATGCGGATCGCTTGTTACAGAGGAGCAACCGCATGCGATGCTGATACCCATGGAGTACTTTTTCATGGGATACGGACTGTACCGGCCAAGCCAACTCAGCGGCAGCCCCCGCAGCCCGCTCAGCCCCCCGCGCATCAGTCCTGAACTTCTATCACCTGAGAGCATGGGCATCAAGTTAAAACCCATAAAGACGAGGGCCTCGCTGCAagtttga